From Salvia splendens isolate huo1 chromosome 3, SspV2, whole genome shotgun sequence, a single genomic window includes:
- the LOC121796705 gene encoding uncharacterized protein LOC121796705: MTKIPQHLNLSPKVFGFTVYVHIPKHERTKLSPCATKCAFVGYGINQKGYRCFDPLTKKVITTMNCNFLETEFFYHTHLSSQGESDPGSSPDYLSWVVPLPNSSIEDPTEPVVIAAEQVSPQESSHSPSPDPPSMISEVIPEPDPSENTVSPNPLSPDFPEEDNTIDSDTGGYVLPHRTTRGIPPKRYSPEKIGKKSRYGVANFVQGNLAKMARAFEAALYEEEEIPQSGRGSNET, translated from the coding sequence ATGACCAAAATTCCCCAACACCTGAACCTTTCACCTAAAGTCTTTGGGTTCACCGTTTATGTCCATATCCCGAAACACGAGAGAACCAAACTATCACCTTGTGCAACAAAATGTGCCTTTGTCGGGTATGGGATAAACCAGAAGGGATACCGATGTTTTGACCCTCTCACCAAAAAGGTCATTACTACCATGAACTGTAACTTCCTAGAAACCGAATTCTTTtaccacacccaccttagtagtcagggggagagtgatccagGTAGTTCACcagactatctaagttgggttgtgccactTCCAAACTCTTCGATTGAGGATCCAACAGAACCAGTTGTTATTGCCGCCGAGCAAGTCTCACCACAAGAGTCATCTCATTCGCCGTCCCCGGATCCTCCTTCaatgatatccgaggtaattcctgaaCCCGATCCTAGTGAGAATACAGTTTCTCCTAACCCCTTGAGTCCAGATTTCCCCGAAGAAGATAATACGATTGACAGTGATACTGGAGGGTACGTTCTCCCTCATCGGACTACAAGAGGAATACCACCAAAGAGATACTCCCCTGAGAAGATTGGGAAGAAGAGCCGTTATGGAGTAGCAAATTTTGTGCAAGGGAATTTGGCTAAAATGGCACGGGCTTTCGAAGCCGCACTGtatgaggaagaggaaattCCACAATCGGGCAGAGGAAGCAATGAAACATAA
- the LOC121795428 gene encoding epoxide hydrolase A-like gives MEGIEHRSVNVNGINMHVAEKGKGPVVLFLHGFPEIWYTWRHQIVALSSLGYRAVAPDLRGFGDSDAPPDASSYSCLHVAADIVALIESLSAGQPVFLVAHDWGAMVGWYLCLFRPDLIKAFVSLTVPFRPRHSTIKPIAGMRAFFGDDYYMCRLQEVGKIESEIAEYGAEAVIKKILTERRPGPPLLPKEKPFGEDPKSIKLPHWFTEQDLKYYARKYEHKGFTGGLNYYRALDLNWELTAAWTGAKVRVPVKYIVGDLDMVYTTPGVKEYVSEGGFKQDVPLLEECVVVEDTGHFINQERPNEVNAALHQFFTKFY, from the exons ATGGAAGGCATTGAGCACAGAAGCGTTAACGTTAACGGCATAAACATGCACGTAGCCGAGAAAGGCAAAGGTCCCGTCGTGCTTTTCCTCCACGGCTTCCCCGAGATCTGGTACACGTGGCGCCACCAGATCGTGGCGCTCTCCTCCCTCGGATACCGCGCCGTGGCTCCCGACCTCCGCGGCTTCGGCGACTCCGACGCCCCGCCCGATGCATCCAGCTACTCGTGCCTCCACGTCGCCGCCGACATTGTGGCGCTCATAGAGTCCCTCTCCGCCGGCCAACCGGTTTTCCTGGTGGCTCACGACTGGGGCGCCATGGTCGGTTGGTACCTCTGCCTCTTCCGCCCCGATTTGATCAAGGCCTTCGTCTCCCTCACCGTGCCGTTTCGCCCCCGCCATTCTACCATCAAGCCCATCGCCGGCATGCGTGCTTTCTTTGGAGACGATTACTACATGTGCAGATTGCag GAAGTCGGAAAAATAGAATCAGAAATAGCAGAATACGGAGCGGAAGCAGTGATAAAGAAGATCCTAACGGAGCGAAGGCCGGGACCGCCCCTCCTGCCGAAAGAAAAGCCATTCGGAGAGGACCCAAAGAGCATCAAGCTGCCGCATTGGTTCACTGAACAAGACCTCAAATACTACGCTCGTAAATACGAGCACAAGGGCTTCACTGGCGGCCTCAATTACTACCGCGCCCTCGATTT GAACTGGGAGCTGACGGCGGCGTGGACGGGGGCGAAGGTGAGAGTTCCGGTGAAGTACATAGTAGGGGATCTGGACATGGTGTATACAACCCCGGGGGTGAAGGAGTACGTGTCGGAAGGAGGGTTCAAGCAGGATGTGCCGTTGCTGGAGGAATGCGTGGTGGTGGAAGATACCGGCCACTTCATCAATCAGGAGAGACCTAATGAGGTTAATGCTGCTCTTCATCAATTTTTCACCAAGTTTTATTAG